From Xiphophorus hellerii strain 12219 chromosome 20, Xiphophorus_hellerii-4.1, whole genome shotgun sequence, the proteins below share one genomic window:
- the gcnt7 gene encoding beta-1,3-galactosyl-O-glycosyl-glycoprotein beta-1,6-N-acetylglucosaminyltransferase 7 yields the protein MLRAIYMPQNVYCIHVDANAPNEYQETVQKLVSCFDNVFLSSRSEKVTYAGFSRLQADLNCMKDLSASPITWRKVINLCGQDFPTMSNLELVQYMQSNEWRDKNMTPGVKQPATMKHRTRFQHHEIVGSHVVPRLPRHTKPPPPHNLKIYFGTAYYALTRDFADFVLKNQIAHDFLEWSKDTFSPDEHYFVTLNHIKEAPGSRIDGGWEGAIRAIKWRDQEGKTHDGCKGHYVRDICVYGIEDIPWIIEKKSMFANKFEINTFPEALDYLEQWHRNKVLNQATVPINPSWLLCSQNNSINF from the exons ATGCTTCGAGCTATCTACATGCCACAAAATGTTTACTGCATACATGTGGATGCCAACGCTCCAAATGAGTACCAGGAAACCGTACAAAAGCTCGTCAGTTGCTTTGATAACGTGTTCCTCTCCAGTCGTAGTGAAAAAGTGACATATGCAGGATTTTCACGCCTGCAAGCTGACTTGAACTGCATGAAGGATCTCTCTGCCTCTCCGATAACTTGGAGGAAAGTAATAAATTTATGTGGGCAAGATTTCCCAACCATGAGCAACCTGGAACTGGTGCAGTATATGCAAAGCAATGAATGGAGGGACAAAAACATGACACCTGGAGTCAAACAGCCAGCCACCATGAAGCACAGAACACGATTCCAGCATCATGAGATTGTGGGGTCACATGTTGTCCCAAGGCTGCCAAGACACACaaaacctcctcctcctcacaatttgaaaatttattttggaaCAGCATACTATGCTCTCACAAGAGATTTTGCGGACTTTGTTCTGAAGAACCAAATAGCCCATGACTTCCTGGAGTGGTCCAAGGACACATTTAGTCCAGATGAGCACTACTTTGTGACACTCAACCACATAAAAG AAGCTCCAGGCAGTCGTATTGATGGAGGTTGGGAAGGAGCTATCCGGGCAATCAAGTGGAGGGACCAAGAAGGAAAGACACATGATGGTTGCAAAG ggcATTATGTACGGGACATCTGTGTCTATGGGATAGAAGACATTCCATGGATCATCGAGAAGAAGAGCATGTTCGCCAATAAGTTTGAGATTAATACATTTCCAGAGGCACTAGATTATTTGGAGCAGTGGCACAGAAACAAAGTTCTGAACCAGGCAACTGTTCCTATAAATCCATCATGGCTGCTATGCTCCCAAAATAACTCAATTAACTTCTGA